A stretch of Flavobacterium sp. N2270 DNA encodes these proteins:
- a CDS encoding 4Fe-4S dicluster domain-containing protein — MNYTDFNKNEEFFVDMQRCIGCKACEMACAECETNGQDSMIHVNYVERAETIQTTVQVCMHCDDPVCASVCPADAISKDEFGIVHTANTERCIGCSNCVIACPFGVPKKVEEYDLMMKCTMCYDRTSVGKKPMCATVCPSGALFYGTKEEIQEMRPNSSPVNTFVFGKEIVNTKVNIMMPKGSNELIIY, encoded by the coding sequence ATGAATTATACCGATTTTAATAAAAATGAAGAGTTTTTTGTAGATATGCAACGTTGCATTGGTTGTAAGGCATGTGAAATGGCTTGTGCTGAGTGTGAAACTAACGGGCAAGATTCAATGATTCATGTAAATTATGTAGAACGAGCAGAAACAATTCAAACAACAGTACAAGTTTGTATGCATTGTGACGACCCTGTTTGTGCAAGTGTTTGTCCAGCCGATGCAATTTCTAAAGACGAATTTGGAATTGTACATACAGCAAATACTGAAAGATGTATAGGTTGTTCTAACTGTGTAATTGCATGTCCTTTTGGGGTTCCAAAGAAAGTAGAAGAATACGATTTAATGATGAAGTGTACTATGTGCTACGATCGTACAAGTGTTGGAAAAAAACCAATGTGCGCAACCGTTTGTCCTAGTGGTGCATTATTTTATGGTACAAAAGAAGAAATTCAAGAAATGCGTCCAAACAGTTCACCTGTAAACACATTTGTTTTTGGAAAAGAAATTGTCAATACAAAAGTAAATATCATGATGCCGAAAGGTAGTAATGAGCTAATAATATATTAA
- a CDS encoding Rieske (2Fe-2S) protein, with protein sequence MPDKNNKENWKKDFPIHKQDATQVSRRDFAKFLTLVSGGLMVGSGLVAAKAYLDPKEKVQGEHFICDKNDVPVGGTRGFVIEGSTIPYILIHLENGEFRAYEQKCTHLSCSVFYAPGSGKIECPCHKGFFDAMTGEVLEGPPPRALPKLEVFFKENNVFVKSFQEAIS encoded by the coding sequence ATGCCTGATAAAAACAATAAAGAAAACTGGAAAAAAGATTTTCCTATTCATAAACAAGATGCAACACAAGTAAGCCGCCGTGATTTTGCTAAATTTTTAACATTAGTATCTGGAGGTTTAATGGTTGGAAGTGGTTTAGTTGCTGCTAAAGCATATTTAGACCCTAAAGAAAAAGTGCAAGGAGAACATTTTATCTGTGATAAAAATGATGTACCTGTTGGCGGAACTAGAGGTTTTGTTATAGAAGGCAGCACTATTCCGTATATCTTAATTCATTTAGAAAATGGTGAATTTAGAGCATACGAACAAAAATGTACACATTTATCATGTTCTGTTTTTTATGCACCAGGTTCTGGAAAAATTGAATGTCCATGTCATAAAGGTTTTTTTGATGCCATGACAGGTGAAGTTTTAGAAGGTCCGCCACCAAGAGCATTGCCAAAACTAGAAGTGTTCTTTAAAGAAAATAATGTTTTTGTAAAATCATTTCAGGAAGCAATTAGCTAA
- a CDS encoding DUF6755 family protein, producing MSNFRTSQNKANPNKLNNILSTLIFVLILNVSLQIWLLYTALNNALDNHKEILIPAFIASLVIFLIGFSWLFYLPKGNRSA from the coding sequence ATGAGTAATTTTAGAACAAGTCAAAACAAAGCAAATCCTAACAAACTAAATAATATATTATCAACTTTAATATTTGTTTTAATATTAAATGTTAGCTTACAAATTTGGTTGCTCTATACTGCATTAAATAATGCACTAGACAATCATAAAGAGATTTTAATTCCAGCATTTATAGCTTCCTTAGTGATATTTTTAATTGGATTTAGCTGGCTTTTTTATTTACCAAAAGGTAATAGAAGTGCATAA
- a CDS encoding anaerobic ribonucleoside-triphosphate reductase activating protein: protein MLAKTISNISPFTLLDYPHKSACILWYAGCNMRCLYCYNPEIVLGKGTIAFTNVIAFLKTRIGLLDAVVFSGGECLIHKTILEHIEIVKEMGFLVKIDTNGSSPKVLKKLLDANLIDYVALDFKALPDKFETITKSNLFSDFEASFELLKSSKIAYEIRTTYHSELCTNDDLIEMQNYLEKNGYLGNFYVQNYINGSETLSPLPNSMSLKIEELNTLKQPQVIIR, encoded by the coding sequence GTGTTAGCAAAAACTATTTCAAATATATCACCTTTTACTCTTTTAGACTATCCACATAAATCCGCTTGTATTTTATGGTATGCAGGCTGTAATATGAGATGTTTGTATTGTTACAATCCCGAAATTGTTTTGGGCAAAGGAACTATTGCGTTTACCAATGTTATTGCTTTTTTAAAAACAAGAATTGGGTTATTAGATGCAGTTGTTTTTAGTGGCGGGGAATGTCTTATTCATAAAACTATTTTAGAACACATTGAAATAGTAAAAGAAATGGGCTTTTTAGTTAAAATTGACACAAATGGAAGCAGTCCAAAGGTTTTAAAAAAACTATTAGACGCTAATTTAATTGATTATGTTGCATTAGATTTTAAAGCGCTTCCTGATAAATTTGAAACAATTACAAAATCTAACTTGTTTTCTGATTTTGAAGCCTCTTTTGAACTTTTGAAGTCTTCTAAAATAGCCTACGAAATACGAACAACTTACCATTCTGAACTTTGTACTAATGATGATTTAATTGAAATGCAAAATTATCTTGAAAAGAATGGATATTTAGGTAATTTCTATGTGCAAAATTATATTAACGGAAGTGAAACCTTATCTCCTTTACCTAATTCCATGAGTTTAAAAATTGAAGAATTAAATACGTTAAAACAACCTCAAGTCATAATTAGATAA
- the nrdD gene encoding anaerobic ribonucleoside-triphosphate reductase, with protein sequence MNTKTNEVLEQNQHLRTKCLVYTRVMGYHRPVESFNIGKKGEHKQRVHFKENVC encoded by the coding sequence ATGAACACAAAAACTAACGAAGTACTAGAACAAAATCAGCATTTAAGAACAAAATGTTTGGTTTACACGAGAGTAATGGGTTATCACAGACCTGTAGAGAGTTTCAATATTGGAAAGAAAGGAGAACACAAACAGCGTGTTCATTTTAAAGAAAATGTGTGTTAG
- a CDS encoding ribonucleoside triphosphate reductase: protein MEIYVIKRNGDYKLYESYKIKDAIEKSFNSVTVPYDESIYKTVIHQIEQKEVWAVEDIQDCIEKALFEKGYFNVMRSFMLFRHTRKLQREHVDGLNDDTTYVDSTQTIEEYISQTDWRINANANTSYSNAGLVNNTAGKIIANYWLDNVYTKEEGYAHRNGDIHIHDLDCLTGYCAGWSLRVLLNEGFNGVRGRVESKAPSHFREALGQMANFLGILQSEWAGAQAFSSFDTYLAPYVFKDDLSFDEVLKAVRSFVYNLNVPARWGQSPFTNITLDWVVPSDLKEQVPTKNDIHLFRGIDKQILLEKVKERGVSNLEEMRYEHFQKEMDLINKAYYTVMTEGDANGQPFTFPIPTVNITEDFDWDGENTEILFENTAKIGSSYFQNFIGSQYTLDENGVKIENESAYKPNAVRSMCCRLQLDLRELLKRGNGLFGSAEMTGSIGVVTVNMARLGYSYKNNEKGLYEQLDKLLEIAKSTLEKKRVFIQDMYERGLFPYTKRYLPHFRNHFSTIGVNGMNEMVLNYTEGMFDLTSGYGNDFCLEVLDYIRNRMKEYQEETGNLYNLEATPAEGTTYRFAKEDKKRFPEILQAGMEENIYYTNSSQIPVDYTQDPFEALLMQDELQCKYTGGTVLHLYMNERISSSEACKNFVKTVITNFKLPYITVTPVFSVCPSHGYLNGEHEYCPKCDETLIENLNNTAYEHKN from the coding sequence ATGGAAATATATGTTATTAAAAGAAACGGCGATTATAAACTTTATGAAAGTTATAAAATAAAAGATGCAATCGAGAAGAGCTTTAATAGCGTAACTGTTCCGTATGATGAAAGTATTTATAAAACGGTAATACACCAAATAGAACAAAAAGAAGTTTGGGCGGTTGAAGATATTCAAGATTGTATTGAAAAAGCTCTTTTTGAAAAAGGGTATTTTAATGTAATGCGTTCTTTTATGTTATTTCGTCATACACGAAAGTTACAAAGAGAACATGTGGATGGTTTAAATGATGATACCACCTATGTAGACAGCACACAAACCATTGAAGAATATATTTCTCAAACCGATTGGCGAATAAACGCAAATGCAAACACTTCGTATTCAAATGCAGGATTGGTAAATAATACTGCAGGTAAAATAATTGCGAATTATTGGTTAGACAATGTCTATACTAAAGAAGAAGGTTACGCGCATAGAAATGGTGATATTCATATTCACGATTTAGATTGCTTAACAGGCTATTGTGCCGGTTGGAGTTTGCGTGTTTTATTAAACGAAGGTTTTAATGGCGTTAGAGGCCGTGTAGAAAGTAAAGCGCCTTCTCATTTTAGAGAAGCGCTTGGACAAATGGCTAACTTTTTAGGAATATTACAAAGTGAATGGGCAGGTGCGCAAGCTTTTAGTTCGTTTGACACGTATTTAGCTCCTTATGTTTTCAAAGACGATTTATCTTTTGATGAAGTTTTAAAAGCAGTTAGAAGTTTCGTTTATAACTTAAATGTTCCAGCGCGTTGGGGACAATCGCCTTTTACGAATATTACTTTGGATTGGGTAGTTCCGTCTGACTTAAAAGAACAAGTTCCAACAAAAAATGACATTCATTTATTTAGAGGAATTGATAAACAAATTTTATTAGAAAAAGTAAAAGAAAGAGGTGTTTCAAACTTAGAAGAAATGCGGTACGAACATTTTCAAAAAGAAATGGACCTCATCAATAAAGCCTATTATACGGTTATGACCGAAGGTGATGCAAATGGGCAACCGTTTACTTTTCCAATTCCAACAGTAAACATTACAGAAGATTTTGATTGGGATGGGGAAAACACCGAAATTCTTTTCGAAAATACAGCAAAAATCGGTTCTTCTTATTTTCAAAATTTCATTGGAAGTCAATATACTTTAGATGAAAACGGAGTAAAAATTGAAAACGAAAGTGCTTATAAACCAAATGCGGTACGAAGTATGTGTTGTCGTTTGCAACTCGATTTACGCGAATTATTAAAACGTGGAAATGGACTTTTTGGAAGTGCTGAAATGACTGGAAGTATTGGTGTTGTTACTGTAAATATGGCGAGACTTGGTTATTCATATAAAAATAATGAAAAAGGTTTGTATGAACAATTAGATAAACTTTTAGAAATAGCTAAATCTACTTTAGAGAAAAAACGAGTCTTTATACAAGACATGTACGAGAGAGGTTTATTTCCATATACAAAACGTTATTTACCTCATTTTAGAAACCATTTTTCTACTATTGGCGTAAATGGAATGAATGAAATGGTGCTTAATTATACCGAAGGAATGTTCGATTTAACTTCTGGATATGGTAATGATTTTTGTTTGGAAGTATTGGATTATATCCGAAATAGAATGAAAGAATACCAAGAAGAAACGGGTAATTTGTATAATTTGGAAGCAACTCCAGCCGAAGGAACTACCTATCGTTTTGCCAAAGAAGATAAAAAACGTTTTCCTGAAATTTTACAAGCAGGAATGGAAGAAAATATTTATTATACGAATAGTTCACAAATACCTGTTGATTATACACAAGACCCATTTGAAGCTTTATTAATGCAAGACGAATTGCAATGTAAGTACACTGGAGGAACCGTATTGCATTTATACATGAATGAACGAATTAGTTCTTCTGAAGCATGTAAAAACTTTGTAAAAACAGTAATAACAAATTTCAAATTACCTTATATAACAGTCACACCAGTATTTAGTGTTTGTCCAAGTCATGGTTATTTAAATGGCGAACACGAATATTGTCCAAAATGCGATGAAACTTTAATTGAAAACCTTAATAACACAGCTTATGAACACAAAAACTAA